A window from Eubalaena glacialis isolate mEubGla1 chromosome 1, mEubGla1.1.hap2.+ XY, whole genome shotgun sequence encodes these proteins:
- the CHRM3 gene encoding muscarinic acetylcholine receptor M3: MTLHNNNTTSPLFPNISSSWIHGPSDAGLPPGTVTHFGSYNISRAAGNFSSPNGTTSDPLGGHTIWQVVFIAFLTGVLALVTIIGNILVIVAFKVNKQLKTVNNYFLLSLACADLIIGVISMNLFTTYIIMNRWALGNLACDLWLSIDYVASNASVMNLLVISFDRYFSITRPLTYRAKRTTKRAGVMIGLAWVISFILWAPAILFWQYFVGKRTVPPGECFIQFLSEPTITFGTAIAAFYMPVTIMTILYWRIYKETEKRTKELAGLQASGTEAEAENFVHPTGSSRSCSSYELQQQSMKRSARRKYGRCHFWFTTKSWKPSAEQMDQDHSSSDSWNNNDAAASLENSASSDEEDIGSETRAIYSIVLKLPGHSTILSSTKLPSSDNLQVPEEELGAVDLETKASKLQAQKSMDDGGSFQKSFSKLPIQLESAVDTAKASDVNSSVGKTTATLPLSFKEATLAKRFALKTRSQITKRKRMSLIKEKKAAQTLSAILLAFIITWTPYNIMVLVNTFCDSCIPKTYWNLGYWLCYINSTVNPVCYALCNKTFRTTFKMLLLCQCDKRKRRKQQYQQRQSVIFHKRVPEQAL; this comes from the coding sequence ATGACCTTGCACAATAACAATACAACCTCACCTTTGTTTCCgaacatcagctcttcctggaTTCACGGCCCTTCCGATGCAGGGCTGCCCCCAGGAACGGTTACTCATTTTGGCAGCTACAACATTTCTCGGGCAGCTGGGAATTTCTCCTCTCCAAATGGCACCACCAGTGACCCTCTGGGAGGTCATACCATCTGGCAAGTGGTCTTCATTGCATTCTTAACGGGCGTCCTGGCCTTGGTGACCATCATCGGCAACATCCTGGTGATAGTGGCATTCAAGGTCAACAAGCAACTGAAGACCGTCAACAACTACTTCCTCTTAAGTCTGGCCTGTGCTGACCTGATTATTGGGGTCATTTCAATGAATCTGTTTACTACCTACATCATCATGAACCGATGGGCTTTAGGGAACTTGGCCTGTGACCTTTGGCTTTCCATTGACTACGTGGCTAGCAATGCCTCCGTCATGAATCTTCTGGTCATTAGCTTTGACAGGTACTTTTCCATCACGAGGCCGCTCACGTACCGAGCCAAACGAACAACAAAGCGAGCTGGTGTGATGATAGGTCTGGCTTGGGTCATCTCCTTCATCCTTTGGGCTCCTGCCATCTTGTTCTGGCAATACTTTGTTGGGAAGAGAACTGTGCCTCCAGGGGAGTGTTTCATCCAGTTCCTCAGTGAGCCCACCATCACCTTTGGCACGGCCATCGCTGCCTTTTATATGCCTGTCACCATTATGACTATTTTATACTGGAGGATCtataaggaaactgaaaaacGTACCAAAGAGCTTGCTGGGCTGCAGGCCTCTgggacagaggcagaggcagagaactTTGTCCATCCCACAGGTAGTTCTCGAAGCTGCAGCAGCTATGAGCTTCAACAGCAAAGCATGAAACGCTCAGCCAGGAGGAAGTACGGACGCTGCCACTTCTGGTTCACAACCAAGAGCTGGAAGCCCAGCGCCGAGCAAATGGACCAAGACCACAGCAGCAGTGACAGCTGGAATAACAATGACGCTGCCGCCTCCCTGGAAAATTCCGCTTCCTCCGATGAGGAGGACATTGGCTCGGAGACAAGAGCCATCTACTCCATCGTGCTCAAGCTTCCAGGTCACAGCACCATCCTCAGCTCCACCAAATTACCCTCGTCAGACAACCTGCAGGTGCcggaggaggagctgggggcaGTGGACTTAGAGACGAAAGCCAGCAAACTGCAGGCCCAAAAGAGCATGGACGACGGAGGCAGTTTTCAGAAAAGCTTCTCCAAGCTTCCCATCCAGTTAGAGTCAGCCGTGGACACAGCCAAGGCCTCTGATGTCAACTCCTCAGTGGGCAAGACCACGGCCACCCTGCCTCTGTCCTTTAAGGAAGCTACTCTGGCCAAGAGGTTTGCTCTGAAGACCAGAAGCCAGATCACTAAGCGGAAACGGATGTCCCTCATCAAGGAGAAGAAGGCGGCCCAGACCCTCAGCGCCATCTTGCTTGCCTTCATCATCACCTGGACCCCCTACAATATTATGGTTCTGGTGAATACCTTTTGTGACAGCTGCATCCCCAAAACCTATTGGAATCTGGGCTATTGGCTGTGCTACATCAACAGCACCGTGAACCCCGTGTGCTATGCCCTGTGCAACAAAACATTCAGAACCACTTTCAAGATGCTGCTGTTGTGCCAGTGTGACAAAAGGAAGAGGCGCAAGCAGCAGTACCAGCAAAGACAGTCGGTCATTTTCCACAAGCGGGTGCCCGAGCAGGCCTTGTAG